Proteins found in one Scardovia inopinata JCM 12537 genomic segment:
- the pyrB gene encoding aspartate carbamoyltransferase: protein MSEISVSHQSSSPLFPGHCLQGKSLVTLDDLSLEEIDYLLRKADYFASHPQQAMLTCQGRILATLFFEPSTRTRLSFQTAMLRLGGQVIGFAGAQLSSATKGESLADTVTTVSNYADVIAIRHPKEGAALVASRASTVPVINGGDGGHMHPTQTLADLATIRARFGRLDQLTVGLCGDLTFGRTVHSLIETLCRFGNVRFVLISPPELKTPQYVLDRISKTESCSYSEVTDLQSVIGDLDVLYMTRVQKERFFNEDDYIRLRDTYILDEDKMSLAKKDMAVLHPLPRVNEISPQVDKDPRAAYFQQVKLGMRMRMALESSLIGDRAPGFSDDEQEKKERQVEA, encoded by the coding sequence ATGTCTGAGATTTCGGTTTCGCACCAATCCTCATCCCCTCTTTTTCCCGGTCATTGTCTTCAGGGCAAAAGTCTGGTCACCCTTGATGATCTGAGTCTGGAAGAAATTGATTATTTACTTCGCAAAGCTGATTATTTTGCTTCCCATCCCCAGCAGGCCATGCTTACCTGTCAAGGGAGAATCCTGGCAACCCTCTTCTTTGAGCCCAGTACCAGGACTCGTTTAAGTTTTCAAACTGCTATGCTTCGTTTGGGTGGTCAGGTCATCGGTTTTGCCGGTGCACAGCTGTCTTCAGCTACCAAGGGGGAATCCCTGGCAGATACAGTGACTACGGTTTCCAATTATGCTGATGTCATCGCCATACGCCACCCCAAGGAGGGGGCTGCCCTGGTGGCTTCCCGGGCCTCTACTGTTCCTGTGATCAACGGGGGAGACGGGGGACACATGCATCCCACCCAGACACTGGCAGATTTGGCTACTATCAGGGCCCGCTTTGGTCGTCTGGACCAGTTGACTGTGGGTCTGTGCGGAGACCTGACTTTTGGCCGTACTGTTCACTCACTCATTGAGACCTTGTGCCGCTTTGGCAATGTGCGCTTTGTCCTTATCAGCCCGCCCGAGCTGAAGACTCCCCAATATGTTCTGGATAGAATCAGCAAGACCGAATCTTGCTCTTATAGTGAGGTAACAGATTTGCAGTCGGTTATAGGAGATCTGGACGTACTCTATATGACCCGTGTTCAAAAAGAGCGTTTCTTCAATGAAGATGATTATATTCGTCTGCGCGATACCTACATTCTCGATGAAGATAAGATGAGTTTAGCTAAGAAAGATATGGCAGTTCTCCATCCCCTCCCCAGAGTGAATGAAATTTCTCCCCAGGTGGATAAAGATCCCCGGGCTGCATATTTCCAGCAGGTAAAGCTGGGTATGCGCATGAGAATGGCCCTGGAAAGCTCTCTGATAGGGGACCGGGCTCCGGGATTTTCTGACGATGAGCAGGAAAAGAAGGAAAGGCAGGTGGAGGCCTGA
- the pyrF gene encoding orotidine-5'-phosphate decarboxylase, translating to MDRLITVLKKVGNPSVVGLDPKPQILPQQLTQVESVQQLAQSYLDFNRSIIDAVTGLVAVVKPQIAMYEALGPVGLEVYCKTTAYASSKGLYVLGDVKRGDIGTTAAAYASHLAGSPAVGDLETEDLWHEDAITVNPFLGYDGIHPFLQAAEKADKDIFVLCSTSNPSSSQLQALPCGPDGTTVSQHLAELIELWGQDSRGGYGFSRIGAVVGATHPDRASDLRARLPHTFLLVPGYGAQGGTAADVAALFTDNSSYGASISSSRGIIAAWQKDPSYRPDMSRTQALDLVAKAARKAARQMRDDLTAVLN from the coding sequence ATGGACCGATTGATTACAGTCCTGAAAAAAGTGGGGAATCCCAGCGTTGTCGGTTTGGACCCCAAACCCCAAATCCTGCCTCAGCAGCTGACTCAGGTAGAGTCGGTTCAGCAACTGGCTCAGTCCTATCTGGATTTCAACAGGTCGATAATTGATGCTGTCACTGGTCTTGTTGCTGTTGTCAAACCACAGATAGCCATGTATGAAGCCCTGGGTCCGGTTGGTTTGGAAGTGTACTGCAAGACCACTGCCTATGCCAGCAGCAAGGGGCTTTATGTGCTGGGCGATGTTAAACGGGGAGATATTGGAACGACGGCTGCTGCCTACGCCTCTCATCTTGCTGGTTCTCCTGCTGTAGGAGACCTGGAGACGGAAGATCTGTGGCACGAGGATGCCATAACGGTTAATCCCTTTTTAGGGTATGACGGGATTCATCCCTTTCTCCAGGCTGCAGAAAAAGCTGACAAGGATATTTTCGTCCTGTGCTCAACCTCAAATCCTTCCAGCAGCCAGCTGCAAGCCTTGCCCTGTGGTCCTGACGGAACGACAGTTAGCCAGCACCTGGCTGAACTGATTGAGCTTTGGGGGCAAGACAGCAGGGGAGGCTATGGCTTCAGCAGGATTGGTGCCGTGGTAGGAGCCACCCATCCTGACCGGGCTTCTGATCTGCGGGCCCGTTTGCCACATACTTTCCTCCTGGTTCCTGGATACGGGGCTCAGGGCGGCACTGCAGCTGATGTGGCTGCCCTCTTTACCGACAACAGCTCTTATGGGGCATCAATCAGCTCTTCGAGGGGGATTATTGCTGCCTGGCAGAAAGATCCTTCATACCGGCCCGATATGTCCAGAACACAGGCTCTTGATCTGGTGGCGAAGGCTGCCCGGAAGGCTGCCCGCCAGATGAGGGATGACCTGACTGCGGTTCTGAATTAG
- a CDS encoding dihydroorotate dehydrogenase electron transfer subunit, translating into MTSPGFSRTRTAAPEPAASAGLAHSHGFLPSRRPASVLSNRELAPGIFCLTISDPYIAANARAGQFANLYTHDSQRLFPRPFGIGYVEGEAVSFIFAVRGEGTRQLSSLSEGESVFVLGPLGTPFPLEEGRSCLLVGGGLGVPPLIKAAQDINHLSGSQAVALFGYRDIHFADAIMGKYTKNVYSIDDADGNVLTLLDRYHQVQGQVQNQAQILACGPEVMMRAVAHWGAEHSVPVRLSLEERMGCGYGSCFSCVTPTVAGYKKVCLDGPSFTADYLGWE; encoded by the coding sequence ATGACATCCCCAGGTTTCAGTCGCACCAGAACTGCTGCACCGGAACCAGCAGCCTCAGCCGGACTGGCCCACAGCCATGGTTTTCTCCCTTCACGCAGACCTGCCTCTGTGCTGTCCAACAGGGAGCTGGCGCCGGGAATCTTCTGTCTGACAATTTCTGATCCTTATATTGCAGCTAATGCCCGGGCTGGTCAGTTTGCCAACCTTTATACTCATGATTCGCAAAGGTTGTTTCCCCGTCCTTTTGGCATTGGTTATGTTGAAGGAGAAGCCGTTTCCTTTATCTTTGCTGTCAGGGGAGAAGGTACCCGCCAGCTCAGTTCTCTGTCAGAAGGAGAGTCTGTCTTTGTGCTTGGACCTCTGGGGACTCCTTTTCCTCTGGAGGAAGGGCGCTCTTGTCTTTTGGTAGGAGGAGGATTGGGGGTTCCTCCTTTGATCAAAGCTGCACAAGATATTAATCACCTGTCCGGGTCTCAGGCTGTGGCTCTTTTTGGCTATCGTGATATTCATTTTGCCGATGCCATCATGGGCAAGTATACAAAGAACGTATATTCAATTGATGACGCTGACGGTAATGTCCTGACCTTACTGGACCGGTACCATCAGGTCCAGGGTCAGGTCCAGAATCAAGCGCAGATCCTGGCCTGCGGGCCTGAAGTCATGATGCGGGCGGTGGCGCATTGGGGGGCGGAACATTCGGTTCCGGTCCGCCTTAGTCTGGAAGAGAGAATGGGCTGTGGTTACGGCTCGTGTTTCTCTTGCGTGACTCCAACTGTTGCAGGGTATAAGAAGGTCTGTCTGGATGGACCTTCCTTTACCGCTGATTATCTGGGATGGGAGTAA
- a CDS encoding aspartate carbamoyltransferase regulatory subunit yields the protein MEVTSISEGIIIDHVPAGRAFKVLRYLNIDEKTTRLALIMNAASGRLGTKDIIKIEGKTQIDLSVLALVAHEATVNIVHQGKIEKKLTPSVPDHVKNVVICRNPRCITTSERGLDQLFHRVETADPSVLEYRCDYCDDKAHL from the coding sequence ATGGAAGTTACCAGTATTTCTGAAGGAATCATTATTGATCATGTCCCTGCGGGCAGGGCCTTTAAAGTTCTTCGCTATTTGAATATTGACGAAAAGACTACCCGCCTGGCCCTGATAATGAATGCCGCCAGCGGCCGTTTGGGGACCAAGGATATCATCAAGATTGAGGGGAAAACTCAGATAGATCTGAGCGTTCTGGCCCTGGTGGCCCATGAAGCAACCGTAAATATCGTTCATCAGGGGAAGATAGAAAAAAAGCTGACTCCCTCGGTACCCGATCATGTAAAAAATGTGGTGATTTGCCGCAATCCCCGCTGTATAACCACCAGCGAGCGCGGACTTGACCAGCTTTTTCATCGGGTAGAAACGGCTGATCCTTCAGTCTTGGAATACCGCTGCGATTACTGCGATGATAAGGCTCACTTATGA
- a CDS encoding bifunctional [glutamine synthetase] adenylyltransferase/[glutamine synthetase]-adenylyl-L-tyrosine phosphorylase, translated as MITESELIRSGVTMPDVAVRILEELNTMGLQEEPTLLKALASASDPDSALACLQSLLHSPVHRDIIARAYAVPALEQSHQQGEWDLSSPLSRLITLAGASERISRLLLSQPDLLAAVVLPDDYGTYAWTKEERRKSFQLAISHAINQAQIRDPGHMPDHHSPDYHSCQQTDTSIHQEEKHNGASKINALRHEYWRQIIALAAADCSQDDPIHIQPRVSAAISDVVDCALESALNLAADMVPGSEDLSFAVIGMGKLGAQEINYVSDVDLIYLVEPRSESLSQAQLVARGTAWGTWLQKICQSVIPSVTQPPLWKVDCALRPEGKDGPLVRTLASHLDYYRRWAQNWEFQALLKARFVAGDRDLGQRYIEETRPLVWTASARENFVFDCRRMRERVENLIPDDQKDLEIKLGRGGLRDVEFTVQMLQLVHGRTDESLRVSSTLEALTRLARGGYVSRKQAQALSWDYRFERVLEHRQQLWTMRRTHLFPSLGQGKRGGLEKPRNLKQQEIRDNPALTRLARALKMPNQELVDTFDSTRRQIRRLHMDIYYRPMLGDISHLSDDAIRLSPQALLDRFTSIGFADPRAATRHVQFLTRGVSRAAKINRILLPAVLLWLGDGQNPDMGLLAWRRLVENHGNGGPYLGFLRDSPVAARRLSHILSNSRFLGDALNRSVESITWLGSDSDLYPHTRQQLDIRCRSALSRFPDDLKSFSTLIRAMRRREIERIGLGWMSSVITSGQSLSAMTDVYDAAIDASLSWAIRHQLSLLGCDPSHPPAILTVIAMGRYGGREVNFSSDADIMMIYDQNSGFPSDQAAAFAQAVVTDLRAVLTGGQTTEAKIDLDFDLRPEGKNGPLIRSFESYQDYYSHWSQTWEHQALLRARYAAGDRMLAETFLRQVADPLRYRSGGLTHEEVTEIRTLKARMEAERLPRGIKRDRHLKLGAGGLSDVEWTVQLLQLSCGAVCPPGQEEDATSVRTTSTLQALKALEENGTVNPADAEVLRSTWQLCTQARNAHYLWTGRVKQADIIPDDSFSLGGMAACLGWQAHQGQEFANKLIHDMRRCRKVAERLFYGR; from the coding sequence GTGATTACTGAAAGTGAGCTTATTCGTTCCGGAGTGACTATGCCCGATGTGGCTGTAAGGATTTTAGAAGAACTGAACACCATGGGACTGCAGGAAGAGCCAACCCTCCTGAAGGCTCTGGCCTCTGCCAGCGATCCGGATTCAGCCCTTGCCTGTCTTCAGTCCCTTCTGCATAGCCCGGTCCACAGGGATATTATTGCTAGGGCGTATGCAGTCCCTGCTCTGGAACAGAGCCATCAACAGGGGGAGTGGGACTTGTCTTCTCCCTTGAGCCGGCTGATTACACTTGCCGGAGCCTCGGAAAGAATATCGCGCCTGCTATTGTCCCAGCCCGATTTGCTGGCCGCCGTTGTGCTTCCCGATGACTATGGAACCTACGCTTGGACTAAAGAAGAAAGGAGAAAAAGTTTCCAGCTGGCCATAAGTCATGCAATAAATCAGGCTCAGATCCGGGATCCAGGCCACATGCCGGATCATCATTCTCCAGATTACCATTCTTGTCAGCAGACTGATACGTCTATCCACCAGGAAGAGAAGCATAATGGCGCATCTAAGATTAACGCTCTCAGGCATGAGTACTGGAGACAGATTATTGCTCTTGCCGCCGCTGATTGTTCCCAGGATGATCCCATTCATATCCAGCCCCGCGTATCGGCAGCTATCAGCGATGTGGTTGATTGTGCCCTAGAATCTGCCCTGAATCTTGCTGCTGACATGGTTCCTGGTTCAGAAGACCTGTCTTTTGCTGTAATTGGAATGGGCAAGTTGGGGGCCCAGGAAATCAACTATGTGTCAGATGTTGATTTAATCTATCTCGTTGAGCCCAGGAGCGAATCCCTGTCCCAGGCCCAACTGGTTGCTAGGGGAACAGCCTGGGGAACCTGGTTGCAGAAAATATGCCAGTCTGTTATCCCTTCTGTTACTCAGCCTCCCCTGTGGAAAGTGGATTGTGCCCTGCGTCCGGAGGGGAAGGATGGGCCTTTGGTCAGGACTCTTGCCTCTCATTTGGATTATTACCGCAGATGGGCTCAGAACTGGGAGTTTCAGGCCCTGCTTAAAGCACGATTCGTTGCAGGGGATAGGGATTTAGGCCAACGGTATATAGAAGAAACCAGGCCCTTGGTATGGACTGCATCGGCTAGGGAGAATTTTGTTTTTGACTGCCGTCGTATGCGTGAACGGGTGGAAAATCTGATACCGGACGACCAGAAAGATCTGGAAATTAAACTGGGCCGGGGAGGGCTGAGAGATGTGGAATTCACAGTGCAGATGCTCCAGCTGGTTCACGGAAGAACTGATGAATCCCTGAGAGTGTCTTCCACCTTGGAAGCTTTGACCCGCCTGGCCAGGGGAGGATACGTTTCCCGCAAACAGGCCCAGGCCCTGTCCTGGGATTATCGGTTTGAGCGTGTGTTGGAACATAGACAGCAGTTATGGACTATGCGTCGAACCCATCTTTTTCCTTCCCTGGGTCAAGGAAAAAGGGGAGGACTGGAGAAACCCAGAAATCTCAAGCAGCAAGAGATAAGGGACAATCCTGCCTTGACCCGCCTGGCCCGAGCCCTGAAAATGCCTAACCAGGAGCTGGTCGATACCTTCGACTCCACCCGACGACAGATTCGCCGCCTCCATATGGATATTTATTACCGTCCCATGCTGGGCGATATTTCTCATCTGTCCGATGATGCCATTCGCCTGTCTCCCCAGGCTTTACTGGACCGGTTTACATCCATTGGCTTTGCTGATCCCCGGGCTGCGACCCGACATGTACAATTTTTGACCAGGGGAGTGAGCCGGGCAGCAAAAATTAATCGGATCCTCCTGCCTGCTGTTCTTTTGTGGCTGGGGGACGGTCAAAATCCTGATATGGGTCTGTTGGCCTGGCGTCGATTGGTGGAGAACCACGGCAATGGAGGCCCTTATCTGGGATTTTTGAGAGATTCTCCTGTGGCCGCCAGACGGTTGAGTCATATTTTGTCTAATTCTCGTTTCCTGGGCGACGCCCTGAACCGATCGGTAGAATCCATCACTTGGCTCGGTTCTGACAGCGATCTGTACCCTCACACCAGGCAGCAGCTGGATATCCGCTGCCGCAGTGCCCTCAGCCGCTTTCCTGATGATCTCAAAAGTTTCTCCACGCTTATCAGAGCCATGAGAAGACGGGAAATTGAAAGAATTGGCTTGGGATGGATGAGTTCGGTTATTACCAGCGGACAGAGCCTCTCTGCCATGACTGATGTATACGATGCTGCTATTGATGCCAGCCTCTCCTGGGCTATTCGCCATCAGTTGTCTTTGCTTGGCTGTGATCCCTCTCACCCTCCTGCAATTCTTACAGTTATTGCCATGGGTCGGTATGGAGGTAGAGAAGTGAACTTCTCTTCTGATGCTGACATCATGATGATCTACGATCAAAATTCGGGCTTCCCCTCTGATCAGGCCGCAGCCTTTGCCCAAGCTGTAGTGACAGATCTCAGGGCTGTCCTTACAGGTGGACAGACAACTGAAGCCAAGATTGATTTAGATTTTGATCTGCGGCCTGAGGGCAAGAATGGCCCCTTGATCAGATCTTTTGAGTCCTATCAGGATTATTATTCTCATTGGTCACAGACCTGGGAACACCAGGCCCTTCTGCGGGCAAGATACGCAGCGGGGGACAGGATGCTGGCTGAGACTTTCCTCCGACAAGTGGCAGATCCGCTGCGATACAGGTCTGGAGGGCTGACCCATGAAGAAGTGACCGAAATCCGTACCCTCAAGGCCAGAATGGAAGCTGAGCGCCTGCCTCGGGGAATTAAGAGGGACAGACACCTGAAATTAGGCGCCGGAGGTTTATCTGATGTAGAGTGGACTGTTCAACTGCTTCAGCTGAGCTGCGGAGCAGTCTGTCCTCCTGGCCAGGAAGAGGATGCTACCAGCGTTCGCACCACGTCCACCCTGCAGGCCCTCAAAGCTCTGGAAGAAAACGGAACTGTTAATCCTGCCGATGCCGAAGTACTCAGATCAACCTGGCAGTTATGCACTCAGGCCCGGAATGCTCATTATTTGTGGACAGGCAGGGTCAAGCAGGCAGATATCATCCCCGATGACTCTTTTTCTCTGGGAGGAATGGCCGCCTGCCTGGGATGGCAGGCCCATCAGGGGCAGGAGTTTGCCAATAAGCTTATTCATGACATGCGCCGTTGCCGTAAGGTAGCAGAAAGGCTCTTCTACGGTCGGTGA
- a CDS encoding cation:proton antiporter: MQLITVIVIIMAAVLLSSLVSPYIPRVSLPLVQIALGLVCYYLPFIPTISVDDSIYMIVFIAPLLFFDAKESSLLTIRKTLAVSLSLAVGLVLLSVVATGFTLHLLWPAIGIPAAMALGAALGPTDAVAVSEIRKEADLNDNQVSILSTESLFNDAASIVSFQFALATATTGKFSPTSFTGSVLYSFLGGAVLGLLLGLFFSGLMLFLRRKSLETTTSRITMELLFPLLSYTLAEHIHVSGVIAVVAAGLILTKDRKDLGSDVARTNLVSSSVWTFVTFSLNGSVFVLLGMELPEALKHSISSPLINTWLLLVTVLVLTLILLFFRFLWIMGAMTFSPVDKQEGGNQEGQRNTRGRKRGIRAWKKSEIKSALTMTVGGVKGTISLILAFSLPSSLGTVNNFPVHYALLFIAGSFIIISLVLANIALPLLAPKNDAKQEEKLTQATLRVLKRTMSKLSSLQPVDAGTESAQALSAVLHSYSLRIARENKNQNSSSDMWEDQVKDLHIQMLEKRRQWLLDYQASHPDCEYAVSHLMAPIESGLSASTRKLTDKLGMRLNYLRLRIHILILLRSPHARSGIPSTASPDSVEDPSTGKSIVELQEELTDYTITSLLDMMHHLDSHSYPPDVLALVLSDYQALRSTLTFAGKSRSSRNRQEWERALSHMQAQAYQIELETITEMQDRDEITLSQARRMRSNVYIMQSDDALDD, encoded by the coding sequence ATGCAACTCATCACCGTCATTGTTATTATTATGGCAGCTGTCCTCCTCTCTTCTCTTGTCAGCCCCTATATTCCCCGTGTTTCTCTGCCCCTAGTGCAGATTGCCCTGGGCTTGGTCTGCTATTATCTTCCTTTTATTCCCACAATCAGTGTGGATGACAGCATCTACATGATTGTCTTTATTGCCCCCCTCCTCTTTTTTGATGCAAAGGAATCATCCTTGCTCACCATCAGAAAAACCCTGGCGGTTTCCCTTTCCCTGGCTGTTGGTCTGGTTCTGCTCTCCGTCGTGGCTACTGGCTTTACTCTCCACCTCCTGTGGCCGGCTATCGGCATCCCTGCCGCTATGGCCTTGGGAGCAGCCTTAGGGCCAACGGATGCAGTAGCCGTATCTGAAATCAGAAAAGAGGCGGATTTAAACGATAACCAGGTATCTATCCTGTCGACAGAAAGCCTTTTCAACGATGCGGCCAGCATTGTCAGCTTCCAGTTTGCTCTGGCTACGGCCACAACCGGAAAATTCTCCCCGACCAGTTTTACCGGCAGCGTTCTTTACAGCTTCCTGGGAGGTGCTGTTTTGGGACTCCTTCTAGGTCTGTTTTTCAGCGGTCTTATGCTTTTCCTGCGCCGAAAAAGTCTGGAAACCACCACCAGCCGGATTACTATGGAGCTCCTCTTCCCCCTTTTATCCTATACTCTGGCTGAGCACATCCATGTGTCAGGAGTAATTGCAGTGGTCGCTGCCGGATTGATTTTGACCAAGGACAGGAAAGATCTGGGCAGCGATGTAGCCAGAACAAATCTGGTCTCCTCTTCCGTCTGGACCTTTGTTACTTTTAGCTTGAATGGAAGCGTTTTTGTTCTTCTGGGCATGGAGCTGCCTGAGGCTTTGAAACACAGCATCTCCAGCCCACTAATTAACACCTGGCTCTTACTTGTTACTGTCCTTGTTCTCACCCTGATTCTTCTCTTCTTCCGATTCTTATGGATTATGGGTGCTATGACTTTCTCTCCAGTTGATAAGCAGGAAGGCGGAAACCAGGAAGGGCAGAGAAACACGAGAGGCAGAAAAAGAGGAATTAGGGCCTGGAAAAAGTCTGAGATCAAATCTGCCCTGACAATGACCGTGGGGGGAGTCAAGGGAACTATTTCTCTGATTCTTGCCTTCTCCCTCCCCTCATCCTTGGGGACAGTCAACAATTTCCCCGTCCACTATGCCCTGCTCTTTATCGCCGGCTCCTTTATTATTATTTCCCTCGTCCTGGCAAACATTGCCCTTCCTTTACTTGCCCCCAAGAATGATGCCAAGCAGGAAGAAAAACTGACTCAGGCTACGCTTCGTGTGCTGAAAAGAACCATGAGCAAACTTTCCTCCCTGCAGCCAGTCGATGCAGGGACAGAATCAGCACAGGCCCTGTCCGCAGTGCTCCACTCTTATTCTCTGAGAATAGCCAGAGAAAATAAGAACCAAAACTCAAGCTCAGACATGTGGGAAGATCAGGTAAAGGATTTGCACATTCAGATGCTGGAAAAAAGACGGCAATGGCTGCTCGATTATCAGGCCAGCCATCCAGATTGTGAATACGCTGTCAGCCATCTGATGGCCCCCATCGAATCTGGCCTGTCTGCCAGCACAAGAAAATTGACAGATAAGCTGGGTATGAGACTGAATTATCTAAGGCTACGCATCCATATCCTTATTTTGCTTCGTTCCCCACACGCCCGGTCAGGAATACCATCTACAGCCAGCCCTGACAGTGTGGAAGATCCTAGTACCGGCAAGTCCATTGTGGAGCTTCAGGAAGAACTGACTGATTACACTATTACGAGCCTCCTCGACATGATGCATCATCTGGATTCTCATTCCTATCCCCCTGATGTTCTTGCCCTAGTTCTAAGCGACTATCAGGCTTTGCGATCGACCTTAACCTTCGCCGGTAAGAGCAGAAGCAGCAGAAACCGGCAGGAATGGGAAAGGGCCCTGTCTCACATGCAGGCCCAGGCTTACCAGATTGAGCTGGAAACCATAACTGAAATGCAGGATCGGGATGAAATAACCTTGTCCCAGGCCCGGAGAATGCGGTCGAACGTCTACATTATGCAGTCAGATGATGCTTTGGATGATTGA
- a CDS encoding dihydroorotase gives MNQQNPPQIFPSHPDLLFTNLKAWNSDQVMDLYLAGSDSALSSDSDRKQHSPDSLDSSVYQQKAPGPLVIDCQGKILAPGLRDPHVHFRDPGQTYKETMISGAQAAARGGYTGLLIMPNTVPALDGAPVTGGVGGYRTSLDYLNHYQEAQSCLLPVKYALCLAASQGRQGKKASSFHDWEESLTWSSHPALALSDDGAAVPDDLLSHVAALALKAGIIFIDHCEHHEQGIMNESDTSRTLGVPGIPGSTEIAVVSRDIQVAKETGVHIHLQHISTKASVEAIRKAKAEGLAVTCETAPHYLALNDRALLTYGAMAKMNPPLRSEADRQALLEAVADGTIDMIATDHAPHSLEEKEAGLMEAPNGIIGLETAYPVLHTLLVDGGIISDNRLIDLMSVQPARLLGQNVYDPLVHLSSQEEGNPVCDLKSWSYSFDDPWAGQAPDLVILDTDKTWTIEAKDFLSKARNTPFDQWTVTGKAMATILSGSLSYASPELMAILAKKEDSWTD, from the coding sequence ATGAATCAGCAGAATCCTCCCCAGATTTTTCCTTCTCATCCTGACCTTCTTTTCACCAACTTGAAGGCCTGGAACAGCGATCAGGTGATGGATCTTTATCTTGCTGGCTCAGATTCTGCCTTAAGCTCAGATTCAGACCGGAAACAGCATTCTCCGGATTCTCTGGATTCTTCAGTTTATCAGCAGAAGGCTCCCGGACCGCTGGTTATTGACTGTCAAGGAAAAATTTTGGCTCCTGGGTTGAGGGATCCTCATGTACATTTTAGGGATCCTGGTCAAACCTATAAAGAAACGATGATTTCTGGGGCTCAGGCTGCTGCCCGAGGTGGATATACTGGTCTCCTTATTATGCCCAATACTGTTCCTGCCCTGGACGGTGCTCCGGTAACAGGAGGGGTAGGGGGTTACAGAACCAGTCTGGATTACCTGAACCATTATCAGGAAGCACAGTCATGCCTTCTTCCTGTGAAATATGCTCTCTGCCTGGCTGCTTCCCAGGGACGGCAAGGAAAAAAGGCCTCCTCCTTTCACGATTGGGAAGAAAGCCTGACCTGGTCATCTCATCCGGCCCTTGCCCTGAGTGATGATGGGGCAGCCGTCCCTGATGACCTCCTTTCTCATGTTGCCGCCCTGGCGTTGAAGGCGGGAATTATTTTCATTGACCACTGTGAGCATCATGAGCAGGGTATTATGAATGAATCGGACACGTCCAGAACTTTGGGAGTTCCAGGAATTCCCGGGTCTACTGAGATCGCTGTCGTTAGCCGGGATATACAAGTGGCAAAGGAAACAGGGGTTCATATTCATCTGCAGCATATCAGCACCAAAGCTTCTGTGGAAGCTATCAGAAAGGCCAAGGCTGAAGGGCTGGCAGTTACCTGTGAAACGGCTCCTCATTACCTGGCTTTAAATGACAGGGCTCTTCTTACCTATGGAGCCATGGCTAAAATGAATCCTCCCCTGAGGTCTGAGGCTGACCGCCAGGCCTTGCTGGAGGCAGTAGCAGATGGAACCATCGATATGATTGCCACTGATCATGCTCCTCACAGCCTGGAGGAAAAAGAGGCCGGATTGATGGAGGCTCCAAACGGCATTATTGGTCTGGAAACTGCCTATCCGGTTCTTCATACCCTTTTGGTGGATGGAGGCATAATTTCTGACAATCGGTTAATAGACCTTATGTCTGTGCAACCAGCCCGGCTCCTGGGGCAGAATGTGTATGATCCCTTAGTGCATCTTTCTTCTCAGGAAGAAGGGAACCCGGTCTGCGATCTAAAATCCTGGTCTTATTCTTTCGATGACCCCTGGGCGGGTCAGGCCCCGGACCTGGTCATTCTTGATACGGATAAAACGTGGACTATCGAGGCAAAGGACTTTCTATCGAAGGCGAGAAACACACCCTTTGATCAGTGGACGGTAACCGGTAAAGCCATGGCAACCATTCTTTCCGGCAGTCTTTCTTATGCTTCACCCGAGCTTATGGCTATCCTAGCCAAAAAGGAGGATTCATGGACCGATTGA